In Limibacter armeniacum, a single window of DNA contains:
- a CDS encoding type 1 glutamine amidotransferase domain-containing protein: MKKYLILMIGMLVALASCSSDKKTEEKTETSAVASNETQPKKVLFVVTSHGQMGDSGEETGFWLEEFAAPYYALLDEGVEITIASPKGGQPPVDPRSKQPNAATPATERFNKDEKAQEQLGNTKVLSEVNQADFDAVFYPGGHGPLWDLAEDKHSIALIEAFYANNKPVATVCHGPAVLKNVKGKDGNYLVAGKKVTGFSNEEEAAIKLTEVVPFSLEDMLKENGGEYSKGDNWLPYVKEDGLLITGQNPASSELVAEKLLNQLAE; this comes from the coding sequence TTGAAAAAGTATCTGATTTTAATGATCGGTATGCTGGTGGCGTTGGCAAGTTGCTCATCAGACAAAAAAACAGAAGAAAAGACGGAGACTTCAGCTGTAGCCTCTAATGAGACACAACCCAAAAAAGTACTTTTTGTGGTTACAAGCCACGGACAAATGGGCGATTCTGGTGAAGAGACAGGTTTCTGGCTGGAAGAGTTTGCTGCTCCATATTATGCCCTGTTGGATGAGGGGGTAGAGATTACTATTGCATCTCCAAAAGGTGGACAACCACCTGTCGACCCAAGAAGTAAGCAACCAAATGCGGCTACTCCTGCTACAGAGCGTTTCAATAAAGACGAAAAAGCGCAAGAGCAATTGGGTAATACCAAGGTATTGTCTGAGGTAAATCAAGCAGACTTTGACGCGGTCTTTTATCCGGGAGGTCATGGTCCGTTATGGGATTTGGCAGAAGACAAGCATTCTATTGCATTGATTGAAGCATTTTATGCTAACAACAAGCCTGTGGCAACAGTATGTCACGGACCTGCGGTACTTAAGAATGTAAAAGGAAAAGACGGGAATTATCTTGTAGCAGGCAAAAAGGTAACAGGCTTCAGTAATGAGGAAGAAGCTGCTATCAAGTTGACAGAAGTAGTGCCATTTTCTTTGGAGGATATGCTGAAAGAAAATGGTGGAGAATATAGCAAAGGGGATAACTGGCTGCCTTACGTAAAGGAAGACGGCTTACTGATTACAGGTCAAAACCCTGCATCTTCTGAATTGGTGGCAGAAAAGCTGTTGAACCAATTGGCTGAATAA
- a CDS encoding 6-pyruvoyl trahydropterin synthase family protein, with product MIYICRREYFNAAHKLYNPNWSKEENEAFFGPCANENWHGHNFELIVTVKGTPDPDTGYVMNMKHLGKIINEHIIDKVDHRNLNMDVDFLKGKMTSCETLAMEFWKILAPMVKEFAPNADLHCIELHETRKNFVRYYGE from the coding sequence ATGATTTATATTTGCAGAAGGGAGTATTTCAATGCAGCACATAAGCTGTATAACCCTAACTGGTCAAAGGAAGAAAACGAGGCGTTCTTTGGTCCTTGTGCTAATGAAAACTGGCATGGACATAATTTCGAGCTTATCGTAACAGTAAAGGGTACACCAGATCCTGACACAGGTTACGTGATGAATATGAAGCACCTAGGTAAGATCATCAATGAACATATCATTGACAAAGTTGATCATAGGAACCTCAATATGGACGTCGATTTCCTGAAAGGGAAAATGACAAGCTGCGAAACGCTGGCCATGGAGTTCTGGAAGATTCTTGCCCCTATGGTGAAAGAATTTGCCCCTAATGCAGACTTGCATTGTATTGAATTGCACGAAACAAGAAAGAACTTCGTGAGGTACTACGGGGAATAA
- a CDS encoding PAS domain-containing protein, whose amino-acid sequence MNNQYEQFFKLSCDLFAIADSEGFLLQTNPAFKTHFGITTSFTEKVKFIELIHPDDQTTFQKILLDQQSTPFSRLKCNCSEMLDSNVIWNFRFEKELCYISGKDVSKQYAAHEELFQYKRFFEMSLDLFCIVDHDGHFKKLNNSFTKVLGWNDKDLKNKSFSDLVHTEDRAETLAEFDKLRHGESSTGFENRCITKNKEWKWMHWTCYPNTATDEYFVIAHDINEVRSALDTVEQLREKYELKDKYEAELNAINSSVLRMELTPEGKILSLNEKFLELLGFEREDIENQDHQSLLFENDFNGDSYHEFWEKLKNGIPQHQEFRLKGNKEIAVWIKSYYIPVKDRGRHISKIIKIAYDITERILIQKQLEEQRKRLDYVIKGTNLGTWEWNVQTGETIFNERWANIIGYKLEELSPISIDTWTRFAHPEDLEKSAVALQNHFEGKTEFYNFESRMKHRDGHWIWVYDRGKVASWTEDGQPLWMYGTHHEITERKTLEKKLKEAKEMAECSASAKDIFLANMSHEIRTPLNAIIGFTDLLKKSSLNQIQSKYVDTITIASKNLLVLINDILDISKIESGRLELEKKPFSIKKLINDTVKLNSQTAKTKQIKLISIVDHEIPDFVLGDSTRLMQILVNLIGNAIKFTQKGNVEVMSFLKKESEKHVRISFKVKDTGIGIAKEKIQSIFERFTQAESSTTREYGGSGLGLNIVKMLVQLHNGQLKIKSKVGKGSEISFEINFPLVNSLDMSIEEVIAEKNEIGQLDNLKVLIVEDNEHNQILASTYISKNNGIVDLAENGKVGVEKAKQRQYDIILMDLQMPKMDGFEASKYILEKVDKSVPIVACTAHSAVEEKNKAIAHGMVDCITKPYSEQELVNTILKYGKKVDTLTKNNRNHGSSDDFLEILKNIETEEGPDFIKAMLDVFNRKIPDYIHELREALNDKEWKSVNQKAHIIAGSLSSLNFKSGYELAKEVEITSLSEVPEDIEPQANKLIHYLENALKEIKN is encoded by the coding sequence ATGAACAACCAGTATGAACAGTTTTTTAAGCTTTCATGCGATCTTTTTGCTATCGCTGATAGTGAAGGCTTTCTACTTCAAACCAATCCCGCTTTCAAGACACATTTTGGTATAACCACTTCATTTACTGAAAAGGTGAAGTTTATAGAACTTATTCACCCTGATGACCAAACTACATTCCAAAAAATTCTCCTAGATCAGCAGTCAACACCATTCAGCAGGTTGAAATGTAATTGCAGTGAAATGCTGGATTCTAATGTCATCTGGAATTTCAGGTTCGAAAAAGAACTGTGCTATATTTCAGGAAAAGATGTCAGCAAACAATACGCTGCTCATGAGGAGCTATTTCAATACAAACGGTTCTTCGAAATGTCATTGGACCTGTTTTGCATCGTAGACCATGATGGGCATTTTAAAAAACTGAACAACAGTTTTACTAAAGTATTAGGGTGGAATGATAAGGACCTCAAAAACAAATCTTTTTCGGACTTAGTACATACCGAAGACCGAGCAGAAACACTAGCAGAGTTCGATAAATTAAGACATGGAGAAAGCTCTACCGGTTTTGAAAACCGATGTATAACCAAAAACAAGGAATGGAAATGGATGCATTGGACTTGTTACCCAAACACAGCTACTGATGAGTATTTCGTGATTGCTCACGACATTAACGAAGTAAGATCTGCACTTGACACAGTAGAACAGCTAAGGGAAAAGTACGAGCTGAAAGATAAATACGAGGCAGAGCTGAATGCTATCAACTCCTCAGTATTGAGGATGGAACTCACACCTGAAGGCAAAATCCTGAGCCTGAATGAGAAGTTTCTAGAACTATTGGGATTTGAAAGAGAAGACATAGAAAACCAAGATCACCAATCGTTACTTTTTGAAAATGATTTTAATGGTGATTCCTACCATGAGTTTTGGGAAAAACTAAAAAACGGCATTCCACAACATCAAGAGTTTAGGCTGAAAGGAAATAAAGAGATTGCTGTTTGGATCAAGAGTTACTACATACCTGTAAAAGACCGAGGACGACACATCAGTAAAATCATTAAAATAGCTTATGACATTACTGAAAGAATCCTGATACAGAAACAGCTCGAAGAACAGCGTAAGCGGTTGGATTATGTTATCAAAGGAACCAATCTAGGTACCTGGGAGTGGAATGTTCAAACAGGGGAAACCATTTTCAATGAACGCTGGGCTAATATTATTGGCTACAAACTGGAAGAATTGTCTCCTATTTCAATTGATACTTGGACTCGGTTTGCTCACCCAGAAGATCTAGAGAAAAGCGCCGTTGCACTTCAAAACCATTTTGAGGGCAAAACGGAGTTTTACAACTTCGAGTCAAGAATGAAACATCGGGATGGACATTGGATTTGGGTGTATGATCGGGGCAAAGTAGCATCATGGACAGAAGATGGTCAACCTTTATGGATGTACGGAACACACCATGAAATCACAGAGCGGAAAACCCTAGAGAAAAAGCTGAAAGAAGCAAAAGAAATGGCTGAGTGTTCGGCTAGTGCCAAAGATATTTTCCTTGCCAATATGAGCCACGAGATCAGAACACCCCTAAATGCCATCATCGGTTTCACAGATCTCCTTAAAAAATCTTCCCTTAACCAAATCCAGTCGAAATATGTAGACACTATCACCATTGCTTCCAAAAACCTGCTCGTCCTTATCAATGACATTCTTGACATATCCAAAATTGAGAGTGGTAGGCTTGAACTTGAAAAAAAGCCATTCAGTATCAAAAAGCTGATCAATGACACAGTAAAGCTTAATTCACAGACAGCCAAAACCAAACAGATCAAGCTTATTTCAATAGTCGATCACGAAATACCAGACTTTGTGCTGGGAGACTCTACCCGTTTGATGCAAATACTCGTCAACCTGATTGGCAATGCCATCAAGTTTACACAAAAAGGGAATGTGGAAGTCATGTCATTTCTGAAAAAGGAAAGTGAAAAGCATGTGCGAATATCCTTCAAGGTCAAGGACACAGGCATTGGGATTGCCAAAGAAAAAATACAAAGCATTTTTGAGAGGTTTACACAAGCAGAAAGCTCCACTACCCGAGAATACGGAGGTTCTGGATTAGGACTGAACATCGTAAAGATGCTTGTACAGCTTCATAACGGTCAACTCAAAATCAAAAGCAAAGTAGGTAAAGGAAGCGAAATCAGTTTTGAGATTAATTTCCCTCTTGTAAATAGCTTGGATATGAGCATTGAAGAGGTGATTGCTGAAAAGAATGAAATCGGTCAACTTGATAACCTAAAGGTATTAATTGTAGAAGACAATGAGCATAACCAAATTTTAGCATCCACTTATATTTCAAAAAATAACGGAATTGTTGATCTGGCTGAAAATGGAAAAGTAGGCGTTGAGAAAGCTAAGCAAAGGCAATATGATATCATTCTGATGGACTTACAAATGCCTAAAATGGATGGTTTCGAAGCATCGAAATACATACTGGAAAAAGTAGATAAGTCTGTACCGATTGTAGCCTGTACAGCTCATTCCGCTGTAGAAGAAAAAAACAAAGCCATCGCACATGGTATGGTAGATTGTATCACCAAGCCCTACTCTGAGCAAGAGCTGGTCAACACCATTCTTAAGTATGGCAAAAAAGTGGACACACTGACCAAAAATAACCGAAACCACGGTAGTTCAGATGACTTTTTGGAAATCCTCAAAAATATAGAGACAGAAGAAGGTCCTGATTTTATAAAGGCAATGTTGGATGTCTTTAACCGGAAAATTCCTGATTATATCCATGAGTTAAGAGAGGCTCTGAACGATAAAGAATGGAAATCCGTCAACCAGAAAGCGCATATTATTGCAGGTTCGTTAAGCAGCTTGAACTTTAAATCTGGCTATGAACTGGCCAAAGAAGTCGAAATTACCTCCCTCTCTGAGGTCCCCGAAGATATTGAGCCACAAGCAAACAAGCTTATCCACTACCTCGAAAATGCATTGAAAGAAATTAAAAACTAG